A genomic segment from Flavobacterium inviolabile encodes:
- a CDS encoding DUF4258 domain-containing protein has product MKFKFRLAYYLFGLLIGSMFLTFFLKEKKAEFCYLPNCRVLKDLRSKPISYSAETTAKFNEKWVSMDDIKKTLEYGDVDFSKSNKPLDKGKLYIVEGKNANNENITVSIVNYSDKVIVKDVKKE; this is encoded by the coding sequence ATGAAATTTAAATTCCGTTTAGCCTATTACTTATTTGGATTGTTAATAGGTTCAATGTTCCTTACTTTTTTCTTAAAAGAGAAGAAAGCCGAGTTTTGTTATTTGCCAAATTGCCGAGTTTTAAAAGATTTGAGAAGCAAACCGATCAGTTATTCGGCTGAAACGACTGCTAAATTCAATGAAAAATGGGTGTCGATGGACGATATTAAGAAAACATTGGAGTATGGTGACGTTGATTTTTCAAAAAGTAACAAACCGCTTGACAAAGGTAAATTATACATAGTGGAAGGCAAAAACGCTAATAATGAAAATATTACGGTTTCCATCGTGAACTACTCGGATAAGGTGATTGTAAAAGATGTAAAAAAAGAATAA
- a CDS encoding alanine dehydrogenase yields MSLSPFTRQQLLPQEEKLEIAKQKGELFIGIPKEVSYQERRICLTPDAVNSLTYHGHRVLMEAGAGESSSFSDKEYSEAGAEITKDRKKVFSCPMILKVEPPTIDEIHLMNPQTIVISAIQLKTQKKTYFEALAEKRITALAFEFIKDEDGSYPAVKSLSEIAGTASVLIAAELMINQSFGKGLLLGNITGVRPTEVVILGAGTVAEYAARTAIGLGASVKVFDNSITKLRRLQNTLNQRIFTSTIQEKSLLKSLMRCDVAIGCMKGKNRAPIIVSETMVENMKKGAIIIDVSIDTGGCFETSEVTTHEKPTFIKHNVVHYCVPNIPSRYSKTASMSISNIISPFLLQIAEDGGIESAIRCNRGLKNGIYFYHGILTNKSVADWFSIPYRDINLIVF; encoded by the coding sequence ATGTCATTAAGTCCATTTACAAGACAACAATTACTTCCCCAAGAAGAAAAGCTGGAAATAGCGAAACAAAAAGGTGAACTTTTCATCGGAATTCCTAAGGAAGTTTCCTATCAGGAGAGAAGAATTTGTTTGACACCCGATGCGGTTAATTCGCTGACCTATCACGGACATCGCGTACTGATGGAAGCCGGAGCCGGAGAAAGCTCCAGTTTTTCAGATAAGGAATACAGTGAAGCAGGAGCGGAGATCACCAAAGACCGCAAGAAAGTTTTCAGCTGCCCGATGATTTTAAAAGTGGAACCGCCTACAATAGACGAGATCCACCTGATGAACCCGCAGACAATCGTTATCTCAGCCATTCAGCTAAAAACGCAGAAAAAGACCTATTTTGAAGCGCTGGCGGAAAAGAGGATTACCGCTTTGGCTTTTGAATTTATCAAAGATGAAGACGGTTCCTATCCGGCCGTAAAATCGCTGAGTGAGATCGCAGGAACCGCTTCCGTACTGATTGCTGCCGAATTAATGATCAACCAGTCTTTTGGAAAAGGATTGTTATTGGGCAATATCACCGGTGTGCGTCCAACGGAAGTTGTGATCTTAGGAGCCGGAACGGTAGCCGAATATGCAGCCCGTACAGCAATTGGGCTGGGCGCAAGTGTCAAGGTTTTCGACAATTCGATAACGAAGCTGAGACGCCTTCAGAATACTTTAAATCAAAGAATATTTACATCGACCATACAGGAAAAATCATTGCTGAAATCGTTAATGCGCTGTGATGTGGCTATTGGCTGCATGAAAGGAAAAAACCGCGCACCGATTATTGTTTCGGAAACGATGGTGGAAAACATGAAAAAAGGGGCCATCATCATTGATGTAAGTATTGATACCGGCGGCTGCTTTGAAACTTCTGAAGTAACCACCCACGAAAAACCAACGTTTATAAAACACAATGTTGTTCATTATTGTGTTCCCAATATCCCTTCCCGTTATTCCAAGACCGCTTCCATGTCGATTAGCAACATCATCAGTCCGTTTCTTTTGCAGATTGCCGAAGACGGCGGTATAGAAAGCGCTATCCGATGCAACAGAGGACTTAAAAACGGGATTTATTTTTACCACGGCATCTTAACAAACAAGTCGGTTGCCGATTGGTTTTCAATTCCGTACCGGGATATCAACCTTATCGTTTTTTAA
- the tsaE gene encoding tRNA (adenosine(37)-N6)-threonylcarbamoyltransferase complex ATPase subunit type 1 TsaE, whose product MQITFSLDEIQDVAKQILSQNLKKVITFHAEMGVGKTTLIKVLVKELGVQDMASSPTFSLVNEYEGKSGEKIYHFDLYRLNSEEEAYDMGIDEYFYSGDWCFIEWPEKTPNLIPIDHAAIHIKLLPNGKRFLELKN is encoded by the coding sequence ATGCAAATAACCTTCTCATTGGATGAAATCCAAGATGTTGCCAAACAAATATTATCCCAGAACCTGAAAAAAGTAATTACTTTCCATGCCGAAATGGGCGTAGGGAAAACAACCTTAATTAAGGTATTGGTTAAGGAACTGGGCGTTCAGGATATGGCGAGCAGTCCTACTTTTTCATTGGTCAACGAATATGAAGGCAAAAGCGGTGAGAAGATCTATCATTTTGACCTTTACCGGTTAAACAGTGAAGAAGAAGCTTACGATATGGGTATCGATGAATATTTCTATTCCGGTGACTGGTGTTTTATTGAATGGCCGGAAAAAACACCAAATCTGATACCGATTGACCATGCTGCCATTCATATTAAATTACTGCCAAACGGAAAACGTTTTTTAGAGCTGAAAAATTAA
- the porX gene encoding T9SS response regulator signal transducer PorX, with protein MSNIKILWVDDEIDLLKPHILFLEKKGYSVSTCNNGQDAIDIFDDENFDIVFLDENMPGLSGLETLAEIKEKKSSVPVIMITKSEEEYIMEEAIGSKIADYLIKPVNPNQILLSLKKNLDHSRLISEKTTLDYQKEFRKIAMDMAMVNSYEDWIEMYKRLIFWEMELENIEDQSMVEILESQKLEANSQFGKFIEKNYEDWFDPKEEAPIMSHQLFKELVVPELRKKEMPILFVVIDNLRYDQWKAFESVVNNHYKLEKEVSYYSILPTATQYARNAIFSGLLPLEMEKMYPQYWKNDVDEGGKNLFEGEFLTEQLKRLRIDIKQEYYKITNFKDGKKLVDNFKGLKGNDLTTIVYNFVDMLSHAKTEMDVVKELASNDKAYRSLTLSWFRNSPLLEIIQLAQQQGFKLILTTDHGTINCKNPSKVIGDKNTSLNLRYKTGRSLTYEDKDVYAVKDPKKIGLPAINMSSSYIFAKNDLFLAYVNNYNHYVSYYRNTYQHGGISLEEMIIPFLIFNPK; from the coding sequence ATGAGCAATATAAAAATACTATGGGTAGATGACGAGATCGATTTGTTAAAGCCACATATATTATTCTTAGAGAAAAAAGGGTATAGCGTTTCAACCTGTAACAACGGGCAGGATGCTATTGATATATTTGATGATGAAAACTTCGACATCGTTTTTCTAGACGAGAATATGCCGGGGTTAAGCGGACTGGAAACCCTTGCGGAAATTAAAGAAAAGAAATCCTCAGTTCCGGTAATCATGATTACCAAGAGTGAGGAAGAATATATTATGGAAGAGGCGATAGGTTCCAAAATTGCCGATTACCTGATCAAACCGGTTAACCCGAATCAGATCCTGCTGAGTTTAAAGAAAAACCTGGATCACTCCCGACTGATATCGGAAAAAACGACCTTAGACTACCAGAAAGAATTCCGGAAAATTGCGATGGATATGGCCATGGTAAATTCGTATGAAGACTGGATAGAAATGTACAAGCGTCTTATTTTCTGGGAGATGGAACTTGAAAATATTGAAGACCAGAGTATGGTTGAAATTTTGGAAAGCCAGAAGCTGGAAGCCAATTCGCAGTTCGGAAAGTTTATCGAAAAGAACTACGAGGACTGGTTTGACCCGAAAGAAGAGGCACCTATCATGTCTCACCAGTTATTCAAAGAACTGGTGGTACCGGAACTGCGAAAAAAAGAAATGCCGATATTGTTTGTTGTGATCGACAACCTGCGTTATGACCAGTGGAAGGCTTTTGAAAGTGTGGTGAATAATCATTACAAGCTAGAAAAAGAAGTAAGCTACTATTCGATTCTGCCAACGGCAACGCAATATGCCCGTAATGCTATCTTTTCTGGCTTACTGCCCTTGGAAATGGAGAAAATGTATCCGCAATATTGGAAAAATGATGTAGACGAAGGCGGAAAAAACCTTTTTGAAGGCGAATTCCTTACCGAGCAGTTAAAACGACTACGTATCGATATCAAGCAGGAATATTATAAGATTACCAATTTTAAAGACGGTAAAAAACTGGTTGATAATTTTAAAGGATTAAAAGGAAATGACCTGACCACGATTGTCTATAATTTTGTAGACATGTTATCGCATGCCAAAACAGAAATGGATGTGGTAAAAGAGCTGGCTTCCAATGATAAGGCATATCGTTCCTTAACGCTGAGCTGGTTCCGGAATTCCCCTTTACTGGAAATTATTCAATTGGCACAACAGCAGGGCTTTAAATTGATTTTAACGACCGACCACGGAACGATTAACTGTAAAAATCCTTCCAAAGTGATCGGGGATAAAAATACCAGCCTGAACCTGCGTTACAAAACGGGAAGAAGCCTTACTTATGAAGATAAAGATGTTTATGCGGTAAAAGATCCTAAAAAGATCGGATTGCCGGCAATCAACATGAGCAGTTCGTATATATTTGCTAAAAACGACCTCTTCCTGGCGTATGTGAACAATTACAACCACTACGTAAGTTACTACAGAAATACGTATCAGCACGGCGGTATTTCGCTTGAAGAAATGATCATTCCGTTTCTGATATTTAATCCGAAATAA
- a CDS encoding phytanoyl-CoA dioxygenase family protein — protein sequence MEQLILEQLILEQLWKRALSPEPTDDNLWNQEIETLYRLGISMEEAIRYLYFEKPDLNTFQEWVKTRTNIDTDAEDVTTADVLTAEDLQFWEENGYVIVKNAISDPDCEATQQAIWEFLGMHPEQEASWYKSHDEQRGLMLTFSDHPTLNKNRQSPRIKKAYEQLYKTDRIYKTIDKVSFNPPETAHYTFLGSPLHWDVSLKLPIPFGLQGLLYLTDCGPEDGAFHCVPGFHNQIENWIHAQQPGSNLRETALKTLQPVPITGKTGDFIIWHQALPHCASPNHGKVPRMVQYLTYFPEDYQTAPEWL from the coding sequence ATGGAACAGTTAATTCTGGAACAGTTAATTCTGGAGCAGCTTTGGAAGCGGGCGCTTTCACCGGAACCAACGGATGATAATCTGTGGAACCAGGAGATAGAAACATTGTATCGCCTGGGAATAAGTATGGAGGAAGCCATACGGTATCTGTATTTTGAAAAACCAGACCTGAACACTTTTCAGGAATGGGTAAAAACACGTACCAATATCGATACGGATGCTGAAGATGTTACAACAGCGGATGTGCTGACAGCCGAAGATTTACAGTTCTGGGAAGAAAACGGTTATGTGATTGTGAAAAATGCTATTTCCGATCCGGATTGTGAGGCAACCCAACAGGCAATATGGGAGTTTTTAGGCATGCATCCGGAACAGGAGGCAAGCTGGTATAAAAGCCATGACGAACAGCGGGGACTGATGCTTACTTTTTCGGATCATCCGACACTGAATAAAAACCGTCAGTCGCCCCGGATCAAAAAAGCTTACGAACAGTTATACAAAACCGACCGGATTTACAAGACCATCGATAAGGTTAGCTTTAATCCGCCGGAAACGGCTCATTATACTTTTTTAGGCAGTCCGCTGCATTGGGATGTAAGTTTGAAATTACCGATCCCGTTTGGCCTGCAGGGATTATTGTATTTAACCGACTGTGGTCCGGAGGACGGTGCTTTTCATTGTGTGCCGGGTTTTCACAACCAGATTGAAAACTGGATTCATGCCCAGCAGCCCGGTAGTAACCTGAGAGAAACAGCACTAAAAACATTACAGCCGGTTCCGATAACCGGGAAAACCGGTGATTTTATCATCTGGCATCAGGCATTGCCGCATTGTGCCAGTCCGAATCACGGAAAAGTACCCAGAATGGTTCAGTATTTGACCTATTTTCCGGAAGATTACCAAACTGCGCCCGAATGGCTGTAG
- a CDS encoding DoxX family membrane protein, translating into MNTTAFLLLRLAIGASMFGHGLVRLPKLNAFSSWMTGNFENTLLPQIIVLPFSYVLPIAEFGIGLLLLLGLFTKLQQHWVPS; encoded by the coding sequence ATGAATACAACTGCCTTTTTATTGCTGCGCCTTGCCATTGGGGCAAGTATGTTCGGACATGGCCTGGTACGGTTGCCAAAACTTAACGCTTTCAGTTCCTGGATGACGGGAAATTTTGAAAACACCCTGTTACCCCAAATAATAGTGCTGCCGTTCAGTTATGTTTTGCCCATAGCCGAATTTGGCATCGGACTACTGCTATTATTGGGATTATTTACAAAACTGCAGCAACACTGGGTGCCATCGTGA
- a CDS encoding polysaccharide deacetylase family protein: METRRNFIKKGSLIGLAGMVQPMDAFSALNGQPETTAQYTNSRWADGSRLVVSVSMQFEAGGQPENAESPFPQNLDKGFRDLPTNTWYDYGYKEGIPRMLDNWDKLGIKVTSHMVGTAVLKNPQLAKEIVQRGHEAAAHGMSWSSQYNMPYEEEKKFILDGVNAVKKVTGFTPVGYNANWLRRGENTLNILQELGFLYHIDDLSRDEPFIIQVKNKDFAVVPYTLRNNDIVLVEGKNFSADQFLNQVKMEFDQLYAESEFRRRQLSVSFHDRIGGTPQMVQAAKELFTYMQKHKGVAFKRKDDIAKMALADKTTLRE, encoded by the coding sequence ATGGAAACCCGAAGAAATTTTATAAAAAAGGGAAGCCTTATAGGACTTGCCGGCATGGTACAGCCTATGGATGCTTTTTCGGCTCTCAACGGACAGCCCGAAACAACAGCACAGTACACCAACTCCAGATGGGCAGACGGTTCCCGATTGGTCGTTTCGGTCTCCATGCAGTTTGAAGCCGGCGGACAACCGGAAAATGCCGAAAGTCCGTTCCCGCAAAACCTGGACAAAGGATTCCGGGATCTGCCTACCAATACCTGGTATGATTACGGTTATAAGGAAGGGATTCCGCGTATGCTCGACAACTGGGACAAACTGGGTATTAAAGTTACTTCCCACATGGTTGGAACCGCCGTTTTAAAAAATCCGCAATTAGCAAAAGAAATTGTGCAACGCGGACACGAAGCCGCCGCACACGGCATGAGCTGGTCATCCCAATACAATATGCCGTATGAAGAAGAAAAAAAGTTCATCCTGGACGGTGTTAATGCCGTAAAAAAAGTAACCGGATTTACCCCGGTGGGTTATAATGCCAACTGGCTGAGACGAGGAGAAAACACGCTGAATATCCTACAGGAACTGGGATTTTTATACCATATAGACGATTTAAGCCGTGACGAACCTTTTATCATTCAGGTAAAGAACAAAGATTTTGCAGTGGTACCTTACACGCTGCGCAATAACGATATTGTATTGGTAGAAGGTAAAAACTTCTCCGCCGATCAGTTTCTGAACCAGGTAAAAATGGAATTCGACCAGTTATATGCCGAATCGGAATTCCGACGCCGGCAGCTTTCGGTAAGTTTTCACGACCGTATTGGCGGAACGCCCCAAATGGTACAGGCCGCAAAAGAACTTTTCACCTATATGCAAAAACACAAAGGAGTGGCATTCAAACGCAAAGACGATATTGCCAAAATGGCTTTAGCCGATAAAACAACCCTTAGAGAATAA
- a CDS encoding DUF6660 family protein — protein MKWLTLILSFYFVLLASIPCADAAVNHAHNTTSKETTSNHDKHTHDQQNDLCSPFCVCNCCGAQIMNYAPEIVFNLSVVTAEIEIQLPNYQSVFTSDFYDTIWQPPQIV, from the coding sequence GTGAAATGGTTAACCCTCATATTATCTTTTTACTTTGTACTGCTGGCAAGTATTCCTTGTGCCGATGCAGCCGTTAACCATGCCCATAATACAACCTCAAAAGAAACAACTTCGAATCACGATAAACACACACACGATCAGCAAAACGATTTGTGTTCCCCTTTTTGTGTTTGTAATTGTTGCGGTGCCCAGATCATGAACTATGCGCCCGAGATTGTTTTTAACCTTTCAGTAGTTACTGCCGAAATCGAAATTCAATTGCCAAACTATCAGTCGGTATTTACTTCTGATTTTTATGATACTATCTGGCAACCCCCTCAAATAGTATAA
- a CDS encoding efflux RND transporter permease subunit: protein MLDKIIHFSINNKFIIGLFTLILIVVGGYSAYTLPIDALPDITNNQVQIITSSPTLATQEVEQFITYPIEQSVKPIPKIVELRSISRFGLSVVTVVFEEDVDIYWARAQISERIKEAENAIPKGVGTPEMAPVSTGLGEIYQYVVFPEKGYENKYDATQLRTIQDWIIKPQLIGTKGVAEVNTLGGYLKQYEIAVQPDKLKSMNTTISEIFDALEVNNENTGGAYIDKKPYAYFIRGIGMVNGIDDINKIVVKNQNGIPILIRDVAKVQIGSSIRYGAVTKDGKGEEVSGMVMMLKGENSGQVVTRVKEKMEQIKKSLPKGVSIEPFMDRTKLVNKAISTVEKNLIEGALIVIFILVLLLGNWRAGLVVASVIPLSLLFAISMMRLFGVSGNLMSLGAIDFGLIVDGAVIIVEAIIHRLQVSNKGKLTTKQMNEEVFEAASKIRSSAAFGEIIILIVYLPILALVGIEGKMFGPMAQTVSFAILGAFILSLTYVPMMSSLALKKETGHKKNISDRIITGLYNFYAPLLEKALRVKGAIIAVAIGLFAAALFVFNSLGGEFIPTLDEGDIATHLIIASGSSLSQEIEATTKAEQILKAKFPEVKMIVTKIGSAEIPTDPMPIEAGDMIILLKDKSEWTSAKTKEELMQQMEKALEDIPGATTEFSQPIQMRFNELMTGVRSDVAIKIFGDDIEMLVSKGDEVMQLINGISGVSDAKLERVAGLPQITVRYNKDKLALYGLKIGDLNKVIRMGFAGEAAGLVYEGEKRFDLVVRLDSDSRQDISNLKALFITLPSGNQIPLEQVADINFEDGPMQISREDGKRRIVVGFNVRGADVKSVVEKIQAKLDAQLKLPDGYFVTYGGQFENLIDANKRLAIAVPVALALIFVLLYFTFKSVKQSILIFTAIPLSAIGGVFALWLRDMPFSISAGVGFIALFGVAVLNGIVLIGYFNQLKAEGMHNVYDRIKEGTKVRLRPVIMTASVASLGFLPMAISSSAGAEVQKPLATVVIGGLITATLLTLIVLPILYLYFEKGIGEKQGDV from the coding sequence ATGTTAGATAAAATAATTCATTTTAGTATCAATAATAAATTTATTATTGGTCTTTTCACGTTGATACTGATTGTTGTAGGCGGCTATTCTGCCTATACGCTTCCTATTGATGCCTTACCGGATATTACAAACAATCAGGTACAGATCATCACCAGTTCGCCCACTCTGGCAACGCAGGAAGTCGAACAGTTCATCACCTATCCCATCGAGCAATCGGTTAAACCCATTCCTAAAATTGTGGAGCTTCGTTCCATTAGCCGTTTCGGATTGAGTGTGGTGACCGTTGTTTTTGAAGAAGATGTGGATATTTACTGGGCAAGAGCCCAGATTTCCGAACGCATTAAAGAAGCCGAAAATGCCATCCCAAAAGGTGTCGGTACACCCGAAATGGCACCGGTGAGTACCGGTTTGGGCGAAATATACCAATATGTGGTATTTCCCGAAAAAGGATATGAAAACAAATATGACGCTACCCAGCTGCGCACCATCCAGGATTGGATTATCAAACCGCAGCTCATTGGTACCAAAGGAGTTGCTGAAGTAAACACCCTTGGCGGCTATCTGAAACAATACGAAATTGCCGTTCAGCCGGACAAGCTGAAAAGCATGAACACCACCATTTCCGAAATATTTGATGCCCTGGAAGTGAATAATGAAAATACCGGCGGTGCCTATATTGACAAAAAACCGTATGCCTATTTTATCCGCGGTATCGGTATGGTCAACGGTATAGACGACATCAATAAAATTGTGGTTAAAAACCAAAACGGTATTCCGATCCTGATCCGCGATGTGGCCAAAGTACAGATTGGCAGCAGTATTCGCTATGGTGCTGTAACCAAAGACGGAAAAGGCGAAGAAGTGAGCGGTATGGTCATGATGCTGAAAGGAGAAAACAGCGGCCAGGTGGTTACCCGCGTAAAGGAAAAAATGGAACAGATTAAAAAGTCGTTACCGAAAGGTGTGAGTATCGAACCTTTTATGGATCGTACCAAACTGGTAAACAAGGCCATCAGTACCGTTGAAAAAAACCTGATTGAAGGAGCTTTAATTGTAATCTTTATACTGGTATTGCTGCTTGGCAACTGGAGAGCCGGACTGGTCGTTGCCTCCGTTATTCCGCTATCCTTGCTTTTTGCCATTTCGATGATGCGTCTTTTCGGTGTGAGCGGTAACCTGATGAGCCTCGGAGCTATCGACTTCGGACTGATCGTTGACGGTGCCGTTATTATCGTAGAGGCCATTATCCACAGGCTGCAGGTGAGCAATAAAGGAAAACTTACCACAAAACAGATGAATGAAGAGGTCTTTGAAGCCGCCTCAAAAATAAGAAGCAGTGCCGCTTTTGGCGAAATCATTATCCTGATCGTTTACCTGCCGATTTTAGCTTTGGTAGGCATCGAAGGAAAAATGTTCGGACCAATGGCACAAACGGTTTCATTTGCTATTCTTGGTGCTTTTATATTGTCCCTAACATACGTGCCGATGATGAGTTCCTTAGCTTTAAAGAAAGAAACCGGACACAAGAAAAACATCAGCGACAGGATAATTACCGGCTTATACAACTTTTATGCCCCGCTTTTAGAAAAGGCATTGCGGGTAAAAGGCGCTATAATAGCGGTAGCCATTGGCTTATTTGCCGCAGCATTGTTCGTTTTCAATTCGTTGGGAGGCGAATTTATCCCGACCTTAGATGAAGGGGACATCGCAACCCATTTGATCATTGCTTCCGGTAGTTCGCTGTCGCAGGAAATTGAAGCGACCACTAAAGCGGAACAAATTTTAAAAGCCAAATTCCCGGAAGTTAAAATGATCGTAACCAAAATCGGTAGTGCTGAAATTCCAACCGATCCGATGCCGATCGAAGCCGGCGATATGATTATTTTACTGAAAGATAAAAGCGAATGGACATCGGCGAAGACCAAAGAGGAATTAATGCAACAAATGGAAAAGGCACTGGAAGATATTCCAGGTGCTACAACCGAGTTCTCCCAACCTATTCAAATGCGTTTTAACGAGTTAATGACCGGTGTGCGGAGTGATGTTGCCATTAAAATATTCGGGGATGATATCGAAATGCTGGTTAGCAAAGGTGACGAAGTCATGCAGCTTATCAACGGAATTTCGGGAGTATCGGATGCCAAACTGGAACGTGTGGCGGGATTACCGCAAATTACGGTTCGTTACAATAAAGACAAACTGGCTTTATACGGTTTAAAAATCGGCGATCTGAACAAGGTAATCCGTATGGGATTTGCCGGGGAAGCTGCCGGACTGGTTTATGAAGGCGAAAAGCGATTTGATCTGGTCGTACGCCTGGACAGCGACAGTCGCCAGGATATTTCCAATTTAAAAGCACTGTTTATCACACTGCCCTCCGGAAATCAGATTCCGTTAGAGCAGGTTGCCGATATTAATTTTGAAGACGGCCCGATGCAGATTAGCCGTGAAGACGGAAAACGCCGTATTGTAGTTGGCTTTAACGTTCGCGGTGCCGATGTGAAATCAGTAGTGGAAAAAATCCAGGCAAAACTGGATGCACAGCTAAAACTTCCCGATGGTTATTTCGTGACTTACGGCGGTCAGTTTGAAAACCTTATTGATGCCAACAAGCGTTTGGCGATAGCCGTTCCGGTTGCTTTAGCGCTAATTTTTGTTTTGCTGTATTTCACCTTTAAATCCGTTAAACAATCGATCCTGATATTTACCGCAATTCCGTTATCGGCTATTGGTGGTGTCTTTGCCTTATGGCTTCGGGACATGCCGTTCAGTATTTCGGCCGGTGTAGGCTTTATTGCCCTTTTCGGCGTGGCCGTATTAAACGGAATCGTGCTGATAGGCTATTTCAACCAGCTAAAAGCGGAAGGCATGCACAATGTTTATGACCGTATCAAAGAAGGAACCAAAGTCCGCCTGCGTCCGGTTATAATGACTGCTTCCGTAGCCTCTTTAGGATTCCTGCCGATGGCGATTAGTTCCAGTGCCGGTGCCGAAGTGCAAAAACCGCTGGCAACCGTAGTTATCGGCGGACTGATTACTGCTACACTGCTCACTTTAATCGTATTGCCGATACTGTACCTGTATTTTGAGAAAGGGATCGGGGAAAAGCAAGGGGATGTGTAA
- a CDS encoding four helix bundle protein, protein MGATSFKETTVYKKAFSLAMDIFEMSKSFPVEERYALTDQVRRSSRSVCANLAEAYRKRQYPAHFVSKLSDCDMENSETSVWIDFAFSCNYLKEEIKAALLSKNEEVGRLLHHMINNPQKY, encoded by the coding sequence ATGGGAGCGACAAGTTTTAAAGAAACAACCGTATATAAAAAGGCTTTTTCACTGGCGATGGACATTTTTGAAATGTCGAAATCTTTTCCGGTCGAAGAGCGTTATGCGCTGACCGATCAGGTGAGAAGAAGCTCGAGAAGTGTCTGTGCAAATCTTGCTGAAGCCTATCGGAAAAGGCAGTATCCCGCTCACTTTGTTTCAAAACTTTCCGATTGTGATATGGAAAATTCCGAAACTTCCGTCTGGATCGATTTTGCCTTTTCCTGTAATTACCTGAAAGAAGAAATAAAAGCAGCCTTACTATCCAAAAATGAAGAAGTCGGACGATTGCTACATCACATGATAAACAATCCTCAAAAATATTAA